One window from the genome of Pyrus communis chromosome 16, drPyrComm1.1, whole genome shotgun sequence encodes:
- the LOC137720089 gene encoding probable mannitol dehydrogenase, translating into MVMSTEQEHPKKAFGWAARDSSGVFSPFKFSRRETGDNDVMFKVLYCGICHSDVHMAKNEWGISTYPLVPGHEIVGVVTEVGSRVQKFNVGDKVGVGSMVGSCTSCENCTNNLENYCPEWIITFGAKYYDGTPTYGGYSDIMVANEHFVVRIPETLPLDAAAPLLCAGITTYSPLRYFGLDKPGMHVGVVGLGGLGHVAVKFAKAMGVKVTVISTSPNKKEEAIEHLCADSFLVSRDEDQMQAAIGTLDGIIDTVSAVHPLLPLIGLLKSHGKLVMVGALEKPLELPVFPLLVGRKIVAGSGIGGMKETQEMIDFAAKHSITADIEVIPMDYVNIAMERLLKGDVRYRFVIDIGNTLKSTL; encoded by the exons ATGGTGATGTCTACAGAACAAGAACACCCCAAGAAAGCCTTTGGTTGGGCTGCCAGGGATTCATCTGGCGTTTTCTCTCCCTTCAAATTCTCAAGAAG AGAAACGGGCGATAATGATGTGATGTTCAAAGTGTTATACTGTGGGATATGTCATTCGGACGTCCACATGGCCAAGAACGAATGGGGAATTTCTACCTATCCATTGGTTCCCGG ACATGAAATTGTTGGTGTAGTGACGGAGGTAGGGAGCAGAGTACAAAAATTCAATGTCGGAGACAAGGTAGGTGTTGGAAGCATGGTGGGATCATGTACATCTTGTGAAAATTGTACCAACAATCTTGAAAATTACTGCCCCGAATGGATAATCACTTTTGGTGCCAAGTACTACGACGGAACCCCCACATATGGAGGTTACTCTGACATCATGGTGGCCAATGAGCACTTTGTAGTCCGTATCCCAGAAACCCTTCCCCTTGATGCAGCGGCTCCTCTTCTATGTGCGGGGATTACAACTTACAGCCCCTTGAGATATTTCGGACTTGACAAACCCGGTATGCATGTTGGTGTGGTGGGTTTAGGCGGTCTAGGCCATGTGGCTGTCAAGTTTGCTAAGGCTATGGGGGTTAAGGTGACTGTCATCAGTACCTCCCCTAATAAGAAAGAAGAAGCAATTGAACATCTCTGTGCTGATTCGTTTTTGGTCAGCCGCGATGAAGATCAGATGCAG GCTGCCATTGGCACATTGGATGGTATCATTGACACGGTTTCTGCAGTCCACCCTCTATTGCCTTTGATTGGTTTGTTGAAGTCTCACGGAAAGCTAGTGATGGTTGGAGCACTAGAGAAGCCTCTTGAGCTTCCAGTTTTTCCTTTGCTCGTGG GAAGGAAGATAGTAGCTGGGAGTGGCATTGGGGGCATGAAGGAGACGCAAGAGATGATTGATTTCGCAGCCAAGCACAGCATAACAGCTGATATTGAGGTTATCCCAATGGATTATGTGAACATTGCCATGGAGCGCCTTCTTAAAGGAGATGTCAGATATCGATTTGTCATCGATATTGGAAACACATTGAAGTCTACCTTGTAG
- the LOC137720088 gene encoding elongator complex protein 4, which yields MSATKIRTSSFSRNFLAANSQQIPGLKHGPNGTMFISSGIPDLDKILGGGFSLGSLVMVMEDAEAPHHMLLLRSFMSQGLVHNQPLLYASPSKEPRQFLGTLPSPAVPKDDKSSHRDPDEEKGLRIAWQYKKYFGENQQSVDRDGKHEFCSEFDLRKPLERKFLSGKRIDCVSIQDSPNLITLHDRCATFLSQFPRSDGSISSVGRIAIQSFCAPQCEYTDMEWDMLSFLRSLRAMVRSSNAVAVVTFPPSLLLPSFSIRWQHMADTLLSVKAIPDEDKELEKLLTGYQDMVGLLNVHKVAQINTQVPVILEATTYSMKLKRRRFMVLECLNQAPIDGSSGSSYGTSGSCSVSSKTGALDF from the exons ATGTCTGCGACCAAGATACGGACAAGTAGCTTCTCTCGGAACTTTCTGGCTGCAAACTCACAACAAATCCCTGGACTAAAGCATGGTCCCAATGGCACAATGTTTATTTCATCAGGGATACCAGACCTTGACA AGATTTTAGGTGGTGGGTTTTCTCTAGGAAGCCTAGTTATGGTGATGGAAGATGCAGAAGCACCCCATCATATGCTTTTGCTTAGGAGTTTTATGTCTCAAGGACTCGTCCACAACCAACCCCTTCTCTATGCAAGCCCATCCAAGGAACCCCGGCAATTTCTTGGTACTTTGCCTAGCCCAGCGGTACCCAAAGATGACAAGTCTAGTCATCGAGATCCTGATGAG GAGAAAGGGTTGAGGATAGCTTGGCAATATAAAAAGTATTTTGGTGAAAATCAACAGAGTGTTGATAGAG ATGGAAAACATGAGTTCTGCAGTGAGTTTGACTTGCGGAAGCCCTTAGAAAGGAAATTTTTAAGCGGCAAGCGTATAGATTGCGTTAGCATTCAAGATTCTCCAAATCTGATTACCCTTCATGACCGTTGTGCAACCTTTTTATCTCAATTTCCAAG AAGTGATGGCAGCATTTCTTCCGTTGGTCGTATTGCAATTCAATCATTCTGTGCTCCACAGTGTGAATATACCGACATG GAATGGGACATGCTTTCCTTTCTTAGATCTCTAAGAGCCATGGTCAGATCTTCAAATGCAGTTGCTGTTGTGACATTTCCACCTAGTCTTCTTTTGCCATCCTTCTCTATAAGATGGCAGCACATGGCAGACACCTTGCTGTCAGTCAAAGCAATTCCAG ACGAGGACAAGGAATTGGAAAAGCTCCTTACTGGTTACCAGGACATGGTAGGGCTTCTCAATGTGCACAAGGTAGCACAGATTAACACACAG GTTCCTGTGATCCTTGAGGCAACAACGTACTCAATGAAGTTGAAAAGGCGGAGGTTTATGGTTTTAGAATGTCTAAACCAAGCCCCAATCGATGGTTCAAGTGGGAGTTCGTATGGCACTTCGGGTAGTTGTTCTGTCTCCTCCAAAACTGGGGCTCTTGATTTTTAA